The following nucleotide sequence is from bacterium.
GCGCTACGGCTACGCCGGAAGCTGGGGCTACCAGGCCCACGACGTCCCCAACGGCGACCCCGTGCAATTCCTCCACGTCGGCTGGCGGTATTATGACCCCGGCACGGGAAGGTTCCTGCAGAGGGATCCGATCGGGATACTCGGTGGGTTGAATGTGTACTTGTACGTGTCTGGGCATCCTGCTGACTCCTTTGACCCGAATGGGCTCGAAGCGCCTGGAATACTGAAATCCAAGAAAACGAAGGCCGTCGGGGTAATCCTGTGCGGCGTAGGAATCTATCTTGGTCCCACCCCCTGGGGGACCGCTAT
It contains:
- a CDS encoding RHS repeat-associated core domain-containing protein → RYGYAGSWGYQAHDVPNGDPVQFLHVGWRYYDPGTGRFLQRDPIGILGGLNVYLYVSGHPADSFDPNGLEAPGILKSKKTKAVGVILCGVGIYLGPTPWGTAIGLLGLAMSGGETVWDGVEDVIDDISDVMDNSGPEPGPSIKTIDQFKKSPLPGVKASPHEPGWCPLNPGLKCDQNSNCPNHPRNRYDQ